A region of Etheostoma cragini isolate CJK2018 chromosome 2, CSU_Ecrag_1.0, whole genome shotgun sequence DNA encodes the following proteins:
- the ptpn9b gene encoding tyrosine-protein phosphatase non-receptor type 9 isoform X1 yields the protein MAEALTTQEQLAVEEFLGEVRSREQPHSAGLVSQPTAVKFLMARKFDVSRAIDLFQAYKNTRIKEGIININPDEEPLRSELLSGKFTVLPGRDAKGAALALFTARLHRPDVTTHRAVLQAIIYQLDKAIESVQTQRDGLIFIYDMTNSSYANFDYELCVKILNLLKGAFPARLKCVFIVSSPLWFRAPFTVLRLFVREKLRERVCTVKAHELASHIPVSSLPEHLGGTSQYSHVAWIQSCVNSHTNTVQGDTQEHDTQDCVGNLLRSYSLECGNTSAGATLSRTHINTQLGSELAVANSNCYDDSNANPHNHCGVADGRTQGQGLYQQSPQSAANRPQGNHQHWNGSAMSVANMAVSGSSPNANMNGRGQQAPPQSDTPPDTPFSQKVDGDAAEVEATDSAHSSQNDDVKEEDGEEEEGVPPLPQKSLPRPPQHPTSQSPPLSSSWGPDDEDSCMEASIHMPEHGGMTVHDLVEHVKRKKKKGIYQEYEEIRKEPPAGAFDYSKKLSNQIKNRYSDVLCLDQSRVRLCQLCDDEDETSDYINASFMDGYKRSNAYIATQGPLPKTFGDFWRMVWEQMVLIIVMTTRVVERGRVKCGQYWPFEEGRTEQHGYFLVRNTHIQVFQDFKLSHLELYNTQSGERREVCHFLYVSWPDFGVPKSASAMLDFREHVLQRREAAVQSLGSSWTGPPGGPPVVVHCSAGIGRTGTFCTLDICLSRLEDIATVDIRQTVRRMRTQRAFSIQTWDQYYFCYTAVIEYAQRHGKLSPVQWSDSDLETDSE from the exons ATGGCGGAAGCCCTGACAACTCAGGAGCAGCTG GCTGTGGAGGAGTTCCTGGGTGAGGTGCGTAGCAGAGAGCAGCCTCACAGCGCTGGGCTCGTGTCCCAACCAACAGCTGTAAAGTTTCTCATGGCCCGCAAGTTTGACGTCTCAAGAGCCATCGACCTCTTCCAAGCATACAAG AACACAAGAATCAAAGAGGGAATCATCAATATCAACCCTGACGAGGAGCCTCTACGCTCTGAGCTCCTTAGTGGAAAATTTACAGTCCTG CCCGGACGGGATGCAAAAGGTGCAGCTCTAGCGCTCTTCACTGCTCGTCTCCATCGGCCAGACGTCACCACCCACAGAGCTGTGCTGCAGGCCATCATCTATCAGCTGGACAAAGCCATAGAGAG TGTTCAAACTCAAAGAGATGGACTCATATTTATCTACGACATGACCAACTCCAGCTATGCCAACTTTGACTATGAGCTCTGTGTCAAGATCCTCAATTTGCTCAAG GGGGCATTTCCAGCTCGTCTTAAATGTGTCTTCATTGTTTCATCGCCTCTTTGGTTTCGAGCACCTTTCACGGTCCTCCGCCTATTTGTGCGTGAGAAGCTGAGAGAGAGG GTGTGCACAGTGAAAGCTCATGAGTTGGCCAGTCACATCCCAGTCTCCTCCCTCCCTGAACACCTGGGCGGGACCTCCCAATATAGCCACGTGGCTTGGATCCAGTCCTGTGtcaactcacacacaaacactgttcaGGGTGACACGCAAGAACATGACACACAAGACTGTGTGGGAAACCTGCTGCGCTCCTACAGCTTAGAGTGCGGCAACACAAGCGCAGGCGCTACACTGTCACGCACCCATATAAATACACAGTTAGGTTCTGAGCTAGCCGTGGCTAACTCGAACTGCTACGATGATAGCAATGCTAACCCACATAACCACTGCGGTGTGGCGGACGGCAGGACTCAAGGCCAGGGACTGTACCAGCAGAGCCCACAGTCTGCTGCAAACAGGCCGCAGGGGAACCACCAACACTGGAACGGCTCAGCAATGAGCGTAGCCAACATGGCTGTTAGTGGCTCTAGCCCCAACGCTAACATGAACGGTCGTGGCCAACAAGCCCCGCCCCAGTCTGACACGCCCCCTGATACACCGTTTTCCCAGAAAGTTGATGGAGATGCCGCGGAAGTTGAGGCAACGGACTCTGCACACAGTTCTCAGAATGACGATGTAAAGGAGGAGGATGGCGAGGAAGAGGAAGGCGTGCCTCCGTTGCCCCAGAAATCTTTGCCACGCCCCCCCCAACACCCTACTTCCCAGTCCCCACCCCTGTCTTCCTCGTGGGGTCCTGATGATGAGGACAGCTGCATGGAGGCGTCCATTCACATGCCAGAGCATGGAGGCATGACGGTTCATGATCTAGTGGAACAtgtgaagagaaagaagaagaaggggatTTATCAGGAGTACGAGGAGATCCGGAAGGAGCCACCAGCAGGCGCCTTTGACTACTCCAA GAAACTGTCCAATCAGATAAAGAACCGGTACAGTGATGTTCTCTGCCTGGACCAGTCACGGGTGCGTCTCTGCCAGCTCTGTGATGACGAGGATGAG aCATCAGATTACATTAATGCCAGTTTCATGGATGGCTACAAAAGGAGCAACGCCTACATTGCAACTCAGG GTCCTTTGCCAAAAACCTTTGGTGACTTCTGGCGCATGGTGTGGGAACAGATGGTACTTATCATTGTCATGACCACCAG AGTGGTGGAGCGTGGGCGTGTCAAGTGTGGTCAGTACTGGCCTTTTGAGGAGGGCAGGACTGAGCAGCACGGATACTTCTTGGTcaggaacacacacatccaggtGTTTCAGGACTTCAAACTCTCCCATCTTGAACTTTACAACACACAG TCTGGAGAGAGACGGGAGGTGTGCCACTTCCTTTATGTCAGCTGGCCAGACTTCGGGGTGCCCAAAAGTGCTTCTGCTATGTTGGACTTCCGTGAGCATGTACTTCAGAGAAGGGAGGCTGCAGTCCAGAGCCTGGGCTCCAGTTGGACGGGGCCTCCCGGGGGTCCCCCTGTGGTTGTGCACTGCAGTGCCGGCATTGGCCGCACAG GCACGTTCTGTACACTGGACATCTGCCTGTCTCGGCTGGAGGACATTGCCACGGTAGATATCCGTCAGACAGTGCGGCGGATGCGTACACAGAGGGCTTTCAGCATCCAGACCTGGGACCAGTACTACTTCTGCTACACAGCAGTCATCGAGTACGCCCAGCGCCACGGGAAACTGAGCCCCGTGCAGTGGTCTGACTCCGACCTAGAGACTGACAGCGAGTGA
- the ptpn9b gene encoding tyrosine-protein phosphatase non-receptor type 9 isoform X2, with translation MAEALTTQEQLAVEEFLGEVRSREQPHSAGLVSQPTAVKFLMARKFDVSRAIDLFQAYKNTRIKEGIININPDEEPLRSELLSGKFTVLPGRDAKGAALALFTARLHRPDVTTHRAVLQAIIYQLDKAIESVQTQRDGLIFIYDMTNSSYANFDYELCVKILNLLKVCTVKAHELASHIPVSSLPEHLGGTSQYSHVAWIQSCVNSHTNTVQGDTQEHDTQDCVGNLLRSYSLECGNTSAGATLSRTHINTQLGSELAVANSNCYDDSNANPHNHCGVADGRTQGQGLYQQSPQSAANRPQGNHQHWNGSAMSVANMAVSGSSPNANMNGRGQQAPPQSDTPPDTPFSQKVDGDAAEVEATDSAHSSQNDDVKEEDGEEEEGVPPLPQKSLPRPPQHPTSQSPPLSSSWGPDDEDSCMEASIHMPEHGGMTVHDLVEHVKRKKKKGIYQEYEEIRKEPPAGAFDYSKKLSNQIKNRYSDVLCLDQSRVRLCQLCDDEDETSDYINASFMDGYKRSNAYIATQGPLPKTFGDFWRMVWEQMVLIIVMTTRVVERGRVKCGQYWPFEEGRTEQHGYFLVRNTHIQVFQDFKLSHLELYNTQSGERREVCHFLYVSWPDFGVPKSASAMLDFREHVLQRREAAVQSLGSSWTGPPGGPPVVVHCSAGIGRTGTFCTLDICLSRLEDIATVDIRQTVRRMRTQRAFSIQTWDQYYFCYTAVIEYAQRHGKLSPVQWSDSDLETDSE, from the exons ATGGCGGAAGCCCTGACAACTCAGGAGCAGCTG GCTGTGGAGGAGTTCCTGGGTGAGGTGCGTAGCAGAGAGCAGCCTCACAGCGCTGGGCTCGTGTCCCAACCAACAGCTGTAAAGTTTCTCATGGCCCGCAAGTTTGACGTCTCAAGAGCCATCGACCTCTTCCAAGCATACAAG AACACAAGAATCAAAGAGGGAATCATCAATATCAACCCTGACGAGGAGCCTCTACGCTCTGAGCTCCTTAGTGGAAAATTTACAGTCCTG CCCGGACGGGATGCAAAAGGTGCAGCTCTAGCGCTCTTCACTGCTCGTCTCCATCGGCCAGACGTCACCACCCACAGAGCTGTGCTGCAGGCCATCATCTATCAGCTGGACAAAGCCATAGAGAG TGTTCAAACTCAAAGAGATGGACTCATATTTATCTACGACATGACCAACTCCAGCTATGCCAACTTTGACTATGAGCTCTGTGTCAAGATCCTCAATTTGCTCAAG GTGTGCACAGTGAAAGCTCATGAGTTGGCCAGTCACATCCCAGTCTCCTCCCTCCCTGAACACCTGGGCGGGACCTCCCAATATAGCCACGTGGCTTGGATCCAGTCCTGTGtcaactcacacacaaacactgttcaGGGTGACACGCAAGAACATGACACACAAGACTGTGTGGGAAACCTGCTGCGCTCCTACAGCTTAGAGTGCGGCAACACAAGCGCAGGCGCTACACTGTCACGCACCCATATAAATACACAGTTAGGTTCTGAGCTAGCCGTGGCTAACTCGAACTGCTACGATGATAGCAATGCTAACCCACATAACCACTGCGGTGTGGCGGACGGCAGGACTCAAGGCCAGGGACTGTACCAGCAGAGCCCACAGTCTGCTGCAAACAGGCCGCAGGGGAACCACCAACACTGGAACGGCTCAGCAATGAGCGTAGCCAACATGGCTGTTAGTGGCTCTAGCCCCAACGCTAACATGAACGGTCGTGGCCAACAAGCCCCGCCCCAGTCTGACACGCCCCCTGATACACCGTTTTCCCAGAAAGTTGATGGAGATGCCGCGGAAGTTGAGGCAACGGACTCTGCACACAGTTCTCAGAATGACGATGTAAAGGAGGAGGATGGCGAGGAAGAGGAAGGCGTGCCTCCGTTGCCCCAGAAATCTTTGCCACGCCCCCCCCAACACCCTACTTCCCAGTCCCCACCCCTGTCTTCCTCGTGGGGTCCTGATGATGAGGACAGCTGCATGGAGGCGTCCATTCACATGCCAGAGCATGGAGGCATGACGGTTCATGATCTAGTGGAACAtgtgaagagaaagaagaagaaggggatTTATCAGGAGTACGAGGAGATCCGGAAGGAGCCACCAGCAGGCGCCTTTGACTACTCCAA GAAACTGTCCAATCAGATAAAGAACCGGTACAGTGATGTTCTCTGCCTGGACCAGTCACGGGTGCGTCTCTGCCAGCTCTGTGATGACGAGGATGAG aCATCAGATTACATTAATGCCAGTTTCATGGATGGCTACAAAAGGAGCAACGCCTACATTGCAACTCAGG GTCCTTTGCCAAAAACCTTTGGTGACTTCTGGCGCATGGTGTGGGAACAGATGGTACTTATCATTGTCATGACCACCAG AGTGGTGGAGCGTGGGCGTGTCAAGTGTGGTCAGTACTGGCCTTTTGAGGAGGGCAGGACTGAGCAGCACGGATACTTCTTGGTcaggaacacacacatccaggtGTTTCAGGACTTCAAACTCTCCCATCTTGAACTTTACAACACACAG TCTGGAGAGAGACGGGAGGTGTGCCACTTCCTTTATGTCAGCTGGCCAGACTTCGGGGTGCCCAAAAGTGCTTCTGCTATGTTGGACTTCCGTGAGCATGTACTTCAGAGAAGGGAGGCTGCAGTCCAGAGCCTGGGCTCCAGTTGGACGGGGCCTCCCGGGGGTCCCCCTGTGGTTGTGCACTGCAGTGCCGGCATTGGCCGCACAG GCACGTTCTGTACACTGGACATCTGCCTGTCTCGGCTGGAGGACATTGCCACGGTAGATATCCGTCAGACAGTGCGGCGGATGCGTACACAGAGGGCTTTCAGCATCCAGACCTGGGACCAGTACTACTTCTGCTACACAGCAGTCATCGAGTACGCCCAGCGCCACGGGAAACTGAGCCCCGTGCAGTGGTCTGACTCCGACCTAGAGACTGACAGCGAGTGA